Part of the Etheostoma cragini isolate CJK2018 chromosome 8, CSU_Ecrag_1.0, whole genome shotgun sequence genome, aataatataatattccGATAACAATGATTTAGCAAATGGGACAGCCTGCATCGTCTTTGTTACAAGTCATAAATAATTCTAACAACATTTCTGAAAAATATAGGGAGGAgggtgaggagaggagaagttGCTTGAGTCTCGGGGGGGGGACAGAGGAAACTATCTGAACTCACTGTAGCTGAAGCAGcccagggtcaaaggtcagagatCACCATAGAGAAAAGTTAATCAAGGGtcgaagaaaaaagaaacacatttttacattacatttgaacCACCTCGCACCAGGAGAGCAACGTTTTAATTCCTTTCGCCTCAAGATATGAAGATCCGCTTTACTTTCATTCCGTTTTGTTACGCTGTTTTCATCAAAGCTTTGGAAAATTagagcaaagaaaaaacaaaagaaaggtaGAAAGCGGGGGAGCTTTATGGTCATGGATTGTGCTGATGTACCAGCAGCTGTATCTGTACCCTGTGCCGGGGCTTGGCTCACTGAAAGATCCCCTGAGAATGGACAAAAGGGTGTGCGTAGGGCCTATGCTCTGAATATTTGAAAAGAAGTATAAGTGCATACAGTAtagggcgtgtgtgtgtgttggtttcaGCTTCGGTGGGACGCGCTATGATGATGACGGACTGGTGCTGGCTCGGAGAGGACTCTAGCGAGTCTATAAATCTCATACTTGATGAAGAGTACGCATTTGTCTGCATATAGTTGTTTTACTCGTAATGAGAAATCAGTGTACGGAACTACTTTGTCTTCCTCTGCACACGGTCAAAACGCTTGAGCCTTCGATTGTGACAAATCCATGAGTATACGCTTATCCTGTTACAGTGGGATGTCTGTGCCATCATCCAAATATGAAACAGAAGCTTTATATGTATACTATCAAATCTTAAGACCTTGCTTTCCAAATATCTTGTTGCCATGGGTGTGAGGGGTAACTTTCCATGGTTACCAGAACGCAGAAAAAGTGCATTTCAAAGTCATACATCACTCTCCAAAGAAGGAACGGCACATattgcttgaatttgttgaatgtgtgtatttgtttgagtgtgtgctcATAAATACCATacagcaaataataataataataataataataataataataattcaacaaaagaaataaatccacaaaacattatattatttatcattACCAGAATGAACcaatacaataaattaaaactataaCTGAACAAAAAAGTCCATTAAAATTGCtatatgtattcatattgtatatatagtatttgtCTGTCTGGAGTCAGCGTCTCTGGTGCATGCTCAGTGGTGACCATACATCGTGACTGGGAGCAATGGGGAAGGGGGGTGCGAAACCTCAGTCCCATCACGCTGTTAACACTGAAAACACGGGAGCCAAAGTCAGGAAGGACACACTGTgctttaaggggggggggggggggggggggggggggggggcagaaatACTGCCTGGTGCTACCAGTCTTTAAAAGTCTTTTCAGCAAGAAAATGCTGGGGATCCTTCATTGTTTGGATACAGTACCGCTTTTAGATGAAGTCCTTGGGATCTCTCTCCCTTGTGCTGTGTCATGTGATGAGACGGTGCTGTTAAGGAGTTGCTATGCAGAGTTTGTAGCAGGCAGAGCCTGTGGGACgaggaggtgggggggtggaCGTAGCCGTGCAAGGTTTTGAGGCTTTTGGACGCTGGGCTGAAGCTTTGGGAGGAAACATGGGACTTGGTTCAAATCACAAGTTATACACCCACTGAAGTACACTACATTTAACTGCAGGCAAGCAATTTGTGTCCAAACTCTGTCAAAATAGGGATATTCTATATAGTAGGGATGCAACATGACACCTGTCCTGGGTCACTTCTTTTTATCTCTCACAGAACTCAGAAAAATTAAGAGTTTCAGTACCTATAGTCACACCCTTAACCCCTCCCTCCCCCAGACTTTTATTCAGATTTATATGAGAGTTCAGGATGGCTAAGGACAACATCACAGGCTCCGTCTCAGGTGCGAATGCTAATTTTCCTGCTAACCTTTTCACATTAATTCTTTGCTTGAGTATATGTTTGTCCTTCTCAGGTGGAGTCTTTAACACTGTCTGTGAAGGGAGCACAAAACGAGCCTCTTCTGCTCCCCGTCATATGTCCTCCTTTTGCACTCCCTCTAACCAGGTCCATTTGGGCCCCCAAGGGAAAGCCCTGATCATGTTCATTATCTGTCAGGATACCTCAATGATCTCCATGCTCCCAGAGAAGCTGGACTGCTTCCCAATCTTCCCTAGTTCTTCCCGGGATCGCGTCTCGGAGATGCCCTCCTCGAACTCCATCTGACAGCTGCGCCGCTTGAACTGCTTCTCTGATGCAGGCCCGCTGTTGTTTGCACTGTTGGACAGGGTCACTGCGGTCGACGACGTAGAGTCCCGGTGGTCTCTCCTGGTCTGTGGTGATGAGGGCTTCTCCCTCTGGGATTTGTCTCGTAACCCTACACCTTCGCTGCACCCGAACGCCATATACGCCGAGCTACTCCCAAACCTTACCGACgactcctctcctcctccatgccctcctcctcccagctCCATTTCTCCCTCACCGCCCTCCACTGCCCCAAAGTGCCAGGGAGCATCTGTGGTGGGGGTGACGGGTGTGACGGGAGTGGTGGCCTGgacagtgtctctgtgtttggtcCACATGGCCTCAGACCCCATGGTGGGAAGGGAAGGTAGTGAGAGAAGCAAGGAGCCTTTTAGATTCTCGACCACGCTGGGGCTCTTGTGGTCCAGCGACAAGCTGAGGGACTGTGGAGGGTGGTGTGGTTGGGAGTGGGCTGGGGAACTGCTTGAACAATGCTTGGGTTTTCTCCTGTGTCTGGATGAGGAAGAACCAGACCGATTGACTGGACCCAAACCTCCAATGCTGCCCCCGCTGCCTGGTGAGGGAAACGGTGAGTCGGCAGAGCTGGGGCTGTCTAGGACGGGAGACTGGGAGCAGACACCATTGGAGGTGCCTGTTCCTGGGCTGTCAAGCTTGCACAGCTTGGGGACATCTTCAGAGTGTGCGGGTGCCAGGCTGGGGCAGGGTGTACTGTTGGGAGTGTAGACCGACTTAATGTCCAGGGAGAAGGAGCGTTTAAGCCGGTTAGTGTCCATTATTCGCTCTGCGGAGAGGTGTAGGCCGTTGAAGCCTTGCTGAAGGGAGGTGGGTGATGGCACCTTGGGTTCTGGTGGGATGTGTTGGTCTGCCACCGATGAGTCATGGTTGATGTGGTGACCATTCATCTCGAAACCTCCATTAACCTCTGAGCTTTGCTTAGTGTTGTTTTCAGAGATCTTGTCATCACTGGTTGAAGTTAAAGCTTGCAGTAATTGCAGGCCCTTCTCAAACTCCAGAAGCTGACCCAGGAAGTTGAAGTTGGGGGATATGGACGGCCTTCGGTCCTTCACAAACCTgttaggaggaaaaaaagagttggAAAATATTAGTCACAGGAAAACAGTTTTAACAAGGCCATTCTTGTAGCACTATCGCATCCCAAGGTTTGACAGGAAATCACGTCTGAATTCATCACACATACTGAGGGTCAGGATCAGCCCAGATGAACTATAGGCGTAGGGTTTGACTGAAGCACAACACATAATGTCATGTCCACAGAGACCGTTTCCTGGCAGGGTTACATAATTTAGCATTACTTTCAACAGTGGGTTGCCTTTTTACTGGGCCTGAAACCCTAGCTCAGTTGGTGGTTGTTGGGGGGAGCAAGCATACCTGTAGGCATCATCTGATGACAAGCCCATTGTCTTCATGATGTATGCAATGGCGATGGTTGCTGAACGTGAGATTCCAGCCAGGCAGTGCACAATGACTCTGCAGTTTGACACCTTAGCTTTGTCTGTTGGGGTGGAAACGAACAAGTATGAATACACGCGTTTGGACCAAAGTGTCCGGAGACAATCAGCGTCTATTGAAAGCAAACTGGAAGTGTACAAGGGGGATATTGAATAACATGGCTTTCTCCAACTCATAACTGGAGA contains:
- the dusp8a gene encoding dual specificity protein phosphatase 8a isoform X2 → MTQSVIWGMPLDVVIAPAEDCFWPDLQDTDMRLKIRVRRMKQGRDLRGGFAAFTSCFPGLCEGKPANSLPMSLSQPCLPVANVGPTRILPHLYLGSQKDVLNKDLMAQNGITYVLNASNTCPKPDFISESHFMRIPVNDNYCEKLLPWLDKTNEFIDKAKVSNCRVIVHCLAGISRSATIAIAYIMKTMGLSSDDAYRFVKDRRPSISPNFNFLGQLLEFEKGLQLLQALTSTSDDKISENNTKQSSEVNGGFEMNGHHINHDSSVADQHIPPEPKVPSPTSLQQGFNGLHLSAERIMDTNRLKRSFSLDIKSVYTPNSTPCPSLAPAHSEDVPKLCKLDSPGTGTSNGVCSQSPVLDSPSSADSPFPSPGSGGSIGGLGPVNRSGSSSSRHRRKPKHCSSSSPAHSQPHHPPQSLSLSLDHKSPSVVENLKGSLLLSLPSLPTMGSEAMWTKHRDTVQATTPVTPVTPTTDAPWHFGAVEGGEGEMELGGGGHGGGEESSVRFGSSSAYMAFGCSEGVGLRDKSQREKPSSPQTRRDHRDSTSSTAVTLSNSANNSGPASEKQFKRRSCQMEFEEGISETRSREELGKIGKQSSFSGSMEIIEVS
- the dusp8a gene encoding dual specificity protein phosphatase 8a isoform X1 codes for the protein MAGEKGPTKRSAMDIKRLASLIQRGTGRLLVIDSRTFSEYNASHVQGAVNVCCSKLVKRRLQQDKVSVTELLQPNGKVKVELGRKQEVVVYDQSSKEAGHLSKDGFVHILMGKLEGTFYKVSLLTGGFAAFTSCFPGLCEGKPANSLPMSLSQPCLPVANVGPTRILPHLYLGSQKDVLNKDLMAQNGITYVLNASNTCPKPDFISESHFMRIPVNDNYCEKLLPWLDKTNEFIDKAKVSNCRVIVHCLAGISRSATIAIAYIMKTMGLSSDDAYRFVKDRRPSISPNFNFLGQLLEFEKGLQLLQALTSTSDDKISENNTKQSSEVNGGFEMNGHHINHDSSVADQHIPPEPKVPSPTSLQQGFNGLHLSAERIMDTNRLKRSFSLDIKSVYTPNSTPCPSLAPAHSEDVPKLCKLDSPGTGTSNGVCSQSPVLDSPSSADSPFPSPGSGGSIGGLGPVNRSGSSSSRHRRKPKHCSSSSPAHSQPHHPPQSLSLSLDHKSPSVVENLKGSLLLSLPSLPTMGSEAMWTKHRDTVQATTPVTPVTPTTDAPWHFGAVEGGEGEMELGGGGHGGGEESSVRFGSSSAYMAFGCSEGVGLRDKSQREKPSSPQTRRDHRDSTSSTAVTLSNSANNSGPASEKQFKRRSCQMEFEEGISETRSREELGKIGKQSSFSGSMEIIEVS